The following proteins are co-located in the Sulfurovum sp. TSL6 genome:
- a CDS encoding DUF4139 domain-containing protein, which translates to MKFTTSISILFLSGSMSYASSLAVYQDKTFYNLTPKNHFIGFSKGLKAKCEGTTLPLTMRSSCPSDDRLCQVLTDLKNTEQKVQAVQQNSKFLRQLASLPQPTAVDANGLIEAAKELGDAQARLLEEEKGLREAVQIKERTFDKQAPGRRAIETVKTCNTEVELIIPYGYVSFSTAYEADIQDEKEVLVTQTLSITNRSGIDIEADSAMFYYRSAKQYVRPTHFYPWIVRKYEPRPQILAKRAKAKSAQMDMLMMAEEREIASAPAVSYEDAREYKIEKLVLPSTGVPLDVKVLQWKAPLSCEVRAYPYTNIKAFHVCSFEPKYQIESHQWKVKSSHDVINEKALGEYREGKYDLYTKIEEDIKITRKPIVNKERETGIFGGTARKKDGYRLTVTNKSDKVKKLTLIERIPTSTTEEIKSKLLSINAKKKVNYKMLKDGQIEMRLILAANETKNIEVLFELSYDKDLKVNY; encoded by the coding sequence ATGAAATTTACTACTTCTATTAGCATACTATTTTTAAGTGGAAGCATGAGCTATGCTTCTTCACTTGCTGTCTATCAGGACAAAACTTTTTATAATCTCACACCTAAAAACCATTTTATAGGCTTTTCCAAAGGTCTAAAAGCAAAGTGTGAGGGAACAACACTCCCACTCACTATGAGGAGCAGTTGTCCTTCAGATGATAGATTATGTCAAGTTTTAACAGATCTGAAAAATACAGAGCAAAAGGTACAAGCTGTTCAGCAAAACAGTAAGTTTTTAAGACAACTTGCCTCACTGCCTCAACCTACAGCTGTTGATGCCAATGGTTTGATAGAAGCTGCAAAAGAGCTGGGAGACGCACAGGCAAGACTTTTAGAAGAAGAAAAGGGTTTGCGTGAAGCAGTGCAGATCAAAGAAAGAACATTTGATAAACAGGCACCTGGCAGACGGGCAATAGAGACTGTGAAAACATGCAATACAGAGGTAGAGCTTATCATCCCTTACGGGTATGTATCTTTTTCTACAGCATATGAAGCCGATATACAAGATGAAAAAGAGGTACTCGTCACACAAACTCTCTCCATCACAAACAGAAGCGGTATAGACATTGAAGCAGACAGTGCCATGTTCTATTATCGTTCAGCTAAGCAGTATGTACGCCCAACACACTTTTATCCATGGATTGTGAGAAAGTATGAACCAAGACCACAAATCCTTGCGAAAAGGGCTAAGGCAAAAAGTGCACAGATGGATATGCTTATGATGGCGGAGGAAAGAGAGATCGCATCTGCACCGGCAGTTTCTTATGAAGATGCCAGAGAGTATAAGATAGAAAAACTTGTGTTACCTTCAACCGGCGTACCTTTGGATGTCAAAGTTTTGCAATGGAAAGCGCCACTCTCTTGTGAAGTCCGTGCCTACCCTTATACCAATATCAAAGCCTTTCATGTGTGTTCGTTTGAACCAAAATATCAAATAGAGAGTCACCAATGGAAAGTAAAGTCTTCTCATGATGTGATCAATGAAAAAGCACTGGGTGAGTACAGGGAGGGGAAATACGATCTGTATACAAAAATAGAAGAAGATATTAAAATAACACGCAAGCCCATAGTAAATAAAGAACGTGAAACGGGTATATTTGGCGGTACTGCACGTAAAAAAGATGGCTATAGACTTACGGTCACGAACAAATCAGATAAAGTAAAAAAACTTACACTCATCGAACGTATACCGACCTCCACTACAGAAGAGATCAAATCAAAACTGTTAAGTATCAACGCAAAGAAAAAAGTAAACTACAAAATGCTCAAAGACGGACAGATAGAAATGAGACTTATATTAGCTGCAAATGAAACGAAAAACATAGAAGTATTGTTTGAATTATCGTATGATAAAGATTTAAAAGTGAATTATTAA
- a CDS encoding c-type cytochrome: MRLLWILLPLMVWGQEDFISHYEYGEMLYANPRGVSCSQCHGKSGEGQTIVEYRDIHGKQALKGSDIRRNTLDDMIKAVNTYHKVMPRYYLTNEEVKAIYDYLQKKNQAYLSQFTESNSAK; encoded by the coding sequence ATGAGACTATTATGGATATTACTGCCTTTAATGGTATGGGGACAAGAAGATTTTATCTCACACTATGAGTATGGTGAAATGCTCTATGCAAATCCCAGAGGGGTAAGCTGTTCTCAATGTCATGGAAAAAGCGGTGAAGGTCAAACCATTGTCGAATACCGGGATATACATGGGAAACAGGCGTTAAAAGGCTCAGATATACGCAGAAACACACTCGATGACATGATCAAAGCAGTCAATACGTATCATAAGGTCATGCCTCGTTATTATTTGACAAATGAAGAGGTCAAAGCGATCTATGATTATCTGCAAAAGAAAAACCAAGCATACCTATCACAATTCACAGAGAGTAACAGCGCAAAATAA
- the folD gene encoding bifunctional methylenetetrahydrofolate dehydrogenase/methenyltetrahydrofolate cyclohydrolase FolD: protein MQLIDGKSLAKKVQATVTTEVAQLKQEKNIVPGLAVILVGDDPASHAYVKMKAKACENVGVYSITHNMPDTISQDEIIATIEMMNNNPRIDGILVQLPLPKQIDTDKILEVIDPKKDVDGFHAYNVGRLVTGLDSFVPCTPLGVMKMFEEYDIELRGKDVCVVGASNIVGKPMASLLLNAEATVTVTHIYTKDLKAHTSKADIIVVGVGVAGLIKEDMVKEGAVVIDIGMNRIEDGSLVGDVDFPNVSPKCSYITPVPGGVGPMTIAMLLSNTLKSAKARA, encoded by the coding sequence ATGCAACTCATCGATGGTAAATCCTTAGCCAAGAAAGTGCAAGCTACCGTAACTACTGAAGTCGCACAACTCAAACAAGAAAAAAATATCGTTCCCGGACTCGCAGTGATCCTCGTTGGTGATGATCCTGCCAGTCATGCGTATGTCAAAATGAAAGCAAAAGCATGTGAAAATGTAGGGGTCTACTCTATCACACACAACATGCCTGACACAATCAGTCAAGATGAGATCATCGCAACCATAGAGATGATGAACAATAACCCTCGTATAGATGGTATATTGGTACAGCTTCCTTTACCGAAACAAATAGATACGGACAAGATACTCGAGGTCATAGACCCGAAAAAAGATGTAGATGGTTTCCATGCCTATAATGTAGGTCGTTTGGTCACAGGACTTGACAGTTTTGTACCATGTACACCGCTTGGTGTGATGAAAATGTTTGAAGAGTACGATATAGAACTTCGAGGAAAAGATGTATGTGTGGTAGGTGCCAGTAACATCGTAGGAAAACCTATGGCTTCCCTCCTTTTGAATGCAGAAGCAACAGTGACTGTCACACACATCTATACCAAAGACCTCAAAGCACATACAAGTAAAGCTGATATTATAGTCGTAGGTGTAGGTGTAGCAGGACTCATCAAAGAGGATATGGTGAAAGAAGGTGCTGTCGTGATAGATATCGGTATGAACCGTATAGAAGACGGCTCACTGGTGGGCGATGTAGACTTTCCAAATGTAAGTCCGAAATGTTCTTATATCACTCCTGTACCGGGTGGTGTGGGTCCGATGACCATAGCGATGCTCTTGAGCAATACACTTAAATCTGCTAAAGCCAGAGCATAA